The region CCTTAGCCTTTCTACCTTTTCAGGGTCATTGGGTTATGGCGGACGGTGGTGAGGCGAAGAACGCGGGGAATGTTCGAATAGTCGCGCAGCACTTCCACCGTGTCCACCCCGGGTAAGGCTCGAGCTGCGGGGGCCAATAAACGCTCTTGGCCCATGCCGAACTCCATCAGGAGGACACCGCCGGGCACGAGAAGCGGTATGGCTTCCTCAAGGAGCTTTTGCGGAATGAAGGTGCCTTCCGCCCCTCCACCTCGAAGCGCTTGCGGCGGCTCGTGGCAGCGAATTTCCGGCGCCAGGTTGTCCCATTGGGTATCGCCTACGTAGGGCGGATTGGTGCAGATGAGATGAAAGGGTGGAGGGATCGAGCGAAAAGCCGTGGTGAGGTACGACGCCGTAAAGGCGATGCGGTTCAGCACGCCATGACGTTCGGCGTTTCGTCGCGCAGTTTGCAAAGCGTCCCATGAAATGTCGCACGCCACAATGGTCCACTGCGGCCGCTCCTTGGCCAAGGCGATGGCAATGGCCCCGGATCCCGTGCCAACATCCAAAACGCCGATGGGATCTTTTCCAAAGGCTTCCAACGCCAGCTCCACCAGCCGCTCCGTTTCCGGCCGTGGAATGAGAACCGAAGGGTTCACTTCCAATTCCAAAGACCAGAATTCCTGATGGCCTGTGATATATTGGGTGGGTTCTCGTGCTGCGCGGCGTTGAATGAGCGCTCGATACCGGGCCAGTTCCTCGGGGCACAGGGGCTGATCATAGCGCAGGTAAAGGTCGACCCGACGCAGGTTCAAAGCGTGGGCGAGCAAAACCTCCGCGTCGGATCGGGGCTGTTCCAGACCTTTGCGGCGGAAGTAGTCGGTGGTCCACTGCAGGACCTTCAAGATGGTCCACGTCTCTTCCATTGCCTAGAGCGAAAACCACTTATCGCATCGAGAATAACCCAGTGATCCGGCGATTGAATGACCTAATGCCCCAATAACCAAAGGATATTATGAATCCCTGTCTTTCAATGCTTGCGCTTGCGCGGCGGCGATGAGCGGGTCGATGATGTCGTCCAGAGCGCCCATCATGACTTCATCCAGCTTGTAAAGCGTAAGATTGATGCGGTGGTCGGTGACGCGGTTTTGAGGGAAGTTGTAGGTGCGGATGCGTTCGCTGCGATCCCCGGATCCCACTTGGCTTTTGCGGTCCTGAGCGATCTTGGCTTCTTGTTCCGATCGCATCATGTCCAGCAGCCGTGCTCGAAGCACCTTCAGGGCCTTGGCCTTGTTCTTGTGCTGAGATTTTTCGTCCTGGCAGGTGACCACGAGGCCCGTGGGAAGATGCGTGATGCGCACGGCCGAATCCGTCGTGTTCACGCTTTGGCCCCCTGGTCCTGACGAGCGAAACACATCCACTCTGAGATCGTTGGGGTCGATGGCCACGTCCACTTCTTCGGCTTCCGGCAACACGGCCACCGTGACGGCCGACGTGTGAATGCGACCCTGGCTTTCCGTATCCGGCACGCGCTGCACGCGATGCACACCCCGTTCAAATTTCAGGCGGCTGAAGGCCCCCGGGCCGTTGATGGCCGCGATGACTTCTTTGAACCCGCCGATGCCTGTGGGGTGTGCATCCAGCAGTTCCACTTTCCAGCCTCGATTTTCCGCGTATCGGGAGTACATGCGGAAAAGGTCCGCGGCAAAAAGCGCCGCTTCTTCACCACCGGTGCCCGCCCGGATCTCCAGGATCACGTTCTTTTCATCGTTGGGGTCCTTGGGCACGAGCATGCGTTTGAGGGCCAGTTCGGTGTCTTCCAGTTCCTTGCGGAGCCGGTTCAGATCCTCGCGAACGAGTTCGCGCATTTCGGGATCGGCCTCATGGCGAAGCAGATCCTGGTTGGCTTCTATTTCCTGCTGGGCTTTGCGATAACGTCGCAGCGCCTCCACCAAGGGCGAAAGATCCGCATGTTCCTTGGCGACCTTTTGATATTCCTTGGGTTGAGCGAGCAGCTCTGGATCGCTCAAAAGCTTTTCCAGTTCCGCGTGACGCTCTTCCAGTCCGGCCAATCGATCAAACATAGGAATTCCGGTCTTTGGCAAAAGACGCAAAAAAACCCGGACACACTCTCAAAACCCCCTCACAGGCTCGAAGCCCGCCAGGGGAGGTCCCGGGTTTGAGGTTCTAACCGTTTTCTCGAGATTTTTCCTGATTCTTCTGGTACTGCTCGTACTTTTTCATGAACCGTTCGATGCGCCCACCCGTGTCCACCAGTTTTTGCTTGCCCGTAAAGAACGGATGGCATTTGGAACAAATTTCCACGCGAATGTCTTTTTTTGTGGAACCCGTCTGAATTTCGTTGCCGCAGGCGCAGCGAATCACCGTCTGAAAGTAGTTTGGATGAATATCTTTTTTCATGGTCGCCTCCGTGTGGGTTCGTTCTTCGAGAGCCCAACATTATAGCCACGCACGGGCGGGATGCAAGCCCTTTCCTTAACGATTCATGGATGCCAGGAAATCTTCGTTGTCCTTGGTGCCTTGCATCTTATCCAAAAGGAATTCCATGGAATCCACCGAGTTCAAGGGCGAGAGGAGCTTGCGCAGAATCCAGATGCGGTTGAGATCGTCCGGGGGCAGCAGTAATTCTTCCTTGCGGGTGCCCGAGCGGTTGATGTCGATGGCCGGGAAGATACGCCGATCTGCAAGCTTACGATCCAAATGGATTTCCATATTGCCCGTGCCCTTGAATTCCTCAAAGATGACTTCGTCCATGCGGCTTCCCGTATCAATGAGGGCCGTGGCGATAATGGTGAGGCTTCCGCCTTGTTCGATATTACGTGCGGCACCGAAAAAGCGCTTGGGTCGATGCAGGGCGTTGGAATCCAAGCCGCCCGAAAGGATTTTGCCGCTGGGCGGCACCACTGTGTTGTAAGCTCGAGCGAGCCGTGTGATGCTGTCCAGCAAAATGACCACGTCTCGACGGTGTTCCACCAGGCGCTTGGCCTTTTCGATGACCATTTCAGCCACCTGCACATGACGTTGAGCCGGTTCGTCAAAGGTGGAGCTCACCACTTCGGCCCGCACGTTGCGCTCCATGTCTGTCACTTCTTCGGGACGTTCGTCGATGAGGAGCACGATGAGATAGGCGTCTGGATGATTCTTAGCAATGGCGTTAGCGATGTTTTGTAAGAGCATGGTCTTGCCCGTGCGCGGCGGTGCCACGATCAGGCCGCGCTGCCCAAAGCCCACGGGAGTAAGCAGATCCATAACGCGGGTGGAATAATTATCCGAGGTGGTTTCCAGTTGAATGCGCCGGTCGGGGTAGATGGGTGTGAGGTTGTCAAAGAGGATTTTGTCCTTGGCCACTTCGGGTTCTTCGAAGTTGACCGCTTCCACCTTGAGCAGCGCAAAATAGCGTTCGTTGTCTTTGGGAGGTCGAATTTGGCCTGAGACGGTGTCACCCGTGCGCAGGTTAAACCGCCGAATCTGGGACGGGCTCACATAGATGTCATCCGGGCCGGGCAGGTAGTTGTAATCCTGGGTGCGCAGAAACCCGAAGCCGTCGGGAAGGATTTCCAGGACACCTTCGCCGTAGATGAGGCCGCTTAGTTCCGCCTGAGCCTGCAAAATGGCGAAAATAAGATCCTGCTTGCGCATGGAGGTGGCCCCTTCGATTTGCAGGGCTCGGGCCAAGGTGACCAGTTCCTTGATGTTGCGCCTTTTGAGCTCCACCAGGTTCATTTCGCGGTGGGCGAGGGCTACGTCCCTTTTGGACGCCGTGGCGGTGGACGCCGTGGAGTTGTTGTTCTCGGTCATTCGCTCTTCCTTTTCACCGTTAAAATCCCAAACGGGTCCAAATGCTCTTGCCGTCCCCCTGCCGGTTCAGGCATTCGTGGCAGTCGGCAAGAATCTTCTCGATCTCTTGTTGATATCCCAGCTTTTCCACCGCTTGAGGGTAGTTTTCCTGGAGGCGCATCAACCTTAACTGAGCGGCTCGGTACTTGCCCATCCGGTAGTACATGCGCCCGATGCGGAATTCGTGCGCGGCAATGCGCTTTTCGCATTCCAAAAGCTGGGCCTGCGCCTTGGAGGCATATTCCGTGCCGGGATACACTTCCACCAGCCGTTGAAAGGTTTCCATGGCCTTGCGCGTCTGGTCCTGATCCCTGTCCATGGACGGCGAGATGAGATACTGGCTCATGCCCAGTTGATACAACACGTAGGGCACGGCATCGTTTCGCGGATGCAGCCGCAAGAATTCTTCATAAGCCAAGGCCGCTTCTTCATAGTTCTTTTTGTGAAAGTGGGCATCGCCGATCTTGAGTTCCGCCAAAATGGCGTACTTGCTGTAGGGGTAGCGTTCTTTCAGTTTCTGAAAGGATTCCAAAGCCCTGCCGTATTTTTTGGCCCGCATCG is a window of Desulfosoma caldarium DNA encoding:
- the prmC gene encoding peptide chain release factor N(5)-glutamine methyltransferase — its product is MEETWTILKVLQWTTDYFRRKGLEQPRSDAEVLLAHALNLRRVDLYLRYDQPLCPEELARYRALIQRRAAREPTQYITGHQEFWSLELEVNPSVLIPRPETERLVELALEAFGKDPIGVLDVGTGSGAIAIALAKERPQWTIVACDISWDALQTARRNAERHGVLNRIAFTASYLTTAFRSIPPPFHLICTNPPYVGDTQWDNLAPEIRCHEPPQALRGGGAEGTFIPQKLLEEAIPLLVPGGVLLMEFGMGQERLLAPAARALPGVDTVEVLRDYSNIPRVLRLTTVRHNPMTLKR
- the prfA gene encoding peptide chain release factor 1: MFDRLAGLEERHAELEKLLSDPELLAQPKEYQKVAKEHADLSPLVEALRRYRKAQQEIEANQDLLRHEADPEMRELVREDLNRLRKELEDTELALKRMLVPKDPNDEKNVILEIRAGTGGEEAALFAADLFRMYSRYAENRGWKVELLDAHPTGIGGFKEVIAAINGPGAFSRLKFERGVHRVQRVPDTESQGRIHTSAVTVAVLPEAEEVDVAIDPNDLRVDVFRSSGPGGQSVNTTDSAVRITHLPTGLVVTCQDEKSQHKNKAKALKVLRARLLDMMRSEQEAKIAQDRKSQVGSGDRSERIRTYNFPQNRVTDHRINLTLYKLDEVMMGALDDIIDPLIAAAQAQALKDRDS
- the rpmE gene encoding 50S ribosomal protein L31 gives rise to the protein MKKDIHPNYFQTVIRCACGNEIQTGSTKKDIRVEICSKCHPFFTGKQKLVDTGGRIERFMKKYEQYQKNQEKSRENG
- the rho gene encoding transcription termination factor Rho, producing the protein MNLVELKRRNIKELVTLARALQIEGATSMRKQDLIFAILQAQAELSGLIYGEGVLEILPDGFGFLRTQDYNYLPGPDDIYVSPSQIRRFNLRTGDTVSGQIRPPKDNERYFALLKVEAVNFEEPEVAKDKILFDNLTPIYPDRRIQLETTSDNYSTRVMDLLTPVGFGQRGLIVAPPRTGKTMLLQNIANAIAKNHPDAYLIVLLIDERPEEVTDMERNVRAEVVSSTFDEPAQRHVQVAEMVIEKAKRLVEHRRDVVILLDSITRLARAYNTVVPPSGKILSGGLDSNALHRPKRFFGAARNIEQGGSLTIIATALIDTGSRMDEVIFEEFKGTGNMEIHLDRKLADRRIFPAIDINRSGTRKEELLLPPDDLNRIWILRKLLSPLNSVDSMEFLLDKMQGTKDNEDFLASMNR
- a CDS encoding outer membrane protein assembly factor BamD, translating into MKVLPARWIFSGALRCATALGLCTLVLTGCGTNLLSYYFDDLFDSGQSIERTPEQLAWDGMEAMRAKKYGRALESFQKLKERYPYSKYAILAELKIGDAHFHKKNYEEAALAYEEFLRLHPRNDAVPYVLYQLGMSQYLISPSMDRDQDQTRKAMETFQRLVEVYPGTEYASKAQAQLLECEKRIAAHEFRIGRMYYRMGKYRAAQLRLMRLQENYPQAVEKLGYQQEIEKILADCHECLNRQGDGKSIWTRLGF